ttgtttttctctGCTCTTTCAGGATACGTTTTTAGcataatttaaagatttaaaatCCGGTCTCCTTACACTGCCTCAGTATACAAAATCTTTTGTCATTATAATAAGCTTTAGTTAATAAGTATTTCTTATGctgcttcagattttttttaaatctgtcgatattaatttttttttccaaagatTTATGCCTTtcttgtttataaataaataaaaggattAATAAGGTTTTTCATTAGGTATATGTGGAAAGTTGTTAAAGAGCTTGACTCCCTTTAAAACcattacgaaatttttttcttagtttttttcgGGTATAAGTTGTTACATTTTATGAATATCGTTATGAAATCAGAAAATTAAAGAcctacaaaaacatttttttatatattttacaatgttttaaaatctttattaaggtattattgaactaaaaattgaaaacattgGGGGATTGTTATTActatgcaattttttaatgtaaaaatctcactatttttttgtgcaaattaataaaaagtgtCTTTTTTAATCTAGTTTTGCGCAAACATTGGAAAGAACTGATTTAAAACAACTCCCTCGAACTACAAATTAGCGTCCATTATGTTATTATTCAAGCTTACATTGTTATTGAGACGAACTTGAGTCAATATTAAAGTATGGCTGTTTAAACAGTGAAATAACCGAAATTATGGCTCAAACTACAATTTTCACGTAACTTATATTTACCAAGCAAATATAATTCGAAATGAAATGTTCCTGTCTCTTTACTTGAAATCACAGTATTGAAACAACTTCATAAAATGAATTTCAAAACAGTTTTCGTAGTTTTCCTCTTCATGAAACTTCACGGTTGTAATATTGTGTTACCAATGATTAATGATTTAATCgaacattttaacaaaacgcAAATTATTTTGGCCTATCTGTGTGACAAAAACGGTACTAACTTATTATTAATTCGTAACAATAACAACACAAATTTTAGACGCCTTTCAGGTAGTGAGCcacttttcgaaaaaattgtacCAAGTCAATGTTTTATCCCCAAATTCTCGTGACATGCCCTATCCAACACCACCAGCTTTTCTCACTTATGTTTTGGATGCTGGTTGTTCGAAtacaaaacaattactactttTGGTACCAGTAATAactcatttaattaattttcggtAACAATATTTTGAAGGCCAGTGAACAAAAACAATTCGCTACGCCTTTCAAATGGATCGTTTATTACAACAATCCAGTCGAATTATCGTTTTTTATCGACGAATATTTCACCAAAACGAACATTTTGGTCGATAGTGATGTCACCCTCGCTACAATAAACCCCACAAGCGGCACATTTGACTTgaacaaaatctacaaaaggAAAATTAACGGTTccataataattgaaaatatcgGAATTTGGGGACGCGGCCTCGGTGTGACTGACACCGGCTACGAAAAAATCACGTACAAACGCCGGCGAAATTTGACGAAAACGGTCCTGAAGTCATGCATTGTGATCACAAATAACGACTCTTTGAACCACTTGACTGACAAAAGGGACATTCACATCGACAGCATCGCTAAAGTTAATTACGTCCTAGTCCAACATCTGTCCGATACGATAAACGCGTCTTTGGAATATTCGGTGAGGGGCACTTGGGGCTATAAAGACAACAAGTCCCAATGGAGCGGAATGATTGGCGAGTTGACAAGAAACGAGGCAGATATCGGGGGCACAGCCCTATTTCTTACAAGCGATCGGATCAGAGTCATAGATTACATCGCAATGACCACCCCGACACggtctaaatttattttccgaCAACCGAAGTTGTCATACGTTGCCAATGTTTTTACTCTACCGTTTGACGCCTCCGTGTGGGCTTCTGTGTGCGGCCTGCTTGTCATTATTGCCGGTCTGTTGTATGTTGTAGTGAGATGGGAGTGGAAAAAGAAGGATTATGTCCAAGTTGtggtattttttgcattttgggTTGATTTCCCCTCCAGTGTGTTTTGTAGAACGAATCGAACATCACGGAAATTCACAATTCTTGGCTCGACGTTGTTTTTATCACATTTGGGGCTTTGTGTCAACAAGGCTCTTCGTCGGTACCTTTCAGTATTCCCGGTCGGATCACTTTAATTTTCCTCCTGGTGTCTCTCATGTTCTTGTACACATCTTACTCTGCAAACATTGTAGCGCTGCTGCAATCGTCTTCAAGCAGTATTCAAACACTTCAAGACATCCTCAATTCGAGATTAGACGTGGGTGTTGATAACACGGTCTTCAATCATTTCTATTTCCCcgtaataagaaataaaataatgttttaaaaaactaaactaacTTTTAGAACGCAACTGAGCCAATCCGCCGAGCCATCTACCAACAAAAGGTCGCTCCACCTGGCCAGAAGCCCAAATTTTACCCCATCGAGGAAGGCATTCGCAAAATGAGGCAAGGTCTGTTCGCGTTTCACGTCGAGACAGGCCCGGGGTACAAATTCGTTAGCGAGATTTTCCGAGAGGATGAAAAATGTGGCTTGCAAGAAATCCAGTATTTGCAAGTGCCTGACCCTTGGTTGGCGATTCAGAAAAACTCCtcgtataaaaaaatgttgaaagtGGGGTGAGTTGTGAGTTTAGCGCTCGTTTCATTTCTCGCAGACTTCGTTTGCTTCAAGAAAATGGCATTCAGGAGCGGGAAGTTGGGCTAATTTATACGAAAAAACCGCAGTGTTTGGCAAGAGGGAGCAGTTTTATCAGTGTGGGGTTGGTTGATTGTTACCCGGCTGCTGTTGTCTTAGCGGGCGGGATTGGGGCGGCTTTGGCGGTGCTCATCCTCGAGATATATGTTCATCAAAGGTTTGTTGGTTTCTTGTTACAGtaacttaattatttgttCTCTTGAAATTAAGGATTCAGTATTATACCAGAAGAAGACGGCGATAAAAAATGGCGGAGGTGCCGGGATACGagcaaatttataaaatatcgcataaaattgttatttctaGAGTTCTTCTATCACTTTTTTGCACAGATTCGCTTCgatgtgaaataaataaagttattacGAAACAAAtcccttttttattttatcaaaaacaggttttaaaaaatacagatttttAGCActgtttttggtaatttttataagGTTTTATTGCCAGTTCTGACTAGTCTTATATCCTCATATTATTAACGATACTCACGCATGATAactattatacagagtgtctcaaaattagcaAACTCCGAGGGGTAAACATCTGATCTAAATTTTCACCATACATCCTCGTAGTTCCTGCAAATCCTTGAACTTGTACAGCTGTTTACCCCtcgaaacaaaatttttttgaattcattTAAATGATTGGTAAAGTTCCCTTGGCCAGTTTTTTGCAACTGAGACCGAAAAAGATTCCAATTAGGAACTTAAATGTCATTCGACAACTTTTTGGGTTTAAGTCCGAAAAAGGCCCAATTTTAGGACTCAAATAAATACCTGAATTGGCCCATTATTGATTTAAGtactttttacaaatatttcaaCAGGAGACAGTCTCAATAACTTTTGATattcagtaaaaatattttgaagcaAAAACCGATCGATTAGGATCTCggagaaaaatttgtttttgaaatttaaagtttttctaGCCTTTGAGTTTaagccaatttaatttaaactaacAATATATTAATTCGGATTATGAGGACACTGAAGAGACAGCTCAtaactaacaaaaaataattgctaaccacccttttaaaaaattgaaaattccatttataattttgaagtaAGGGTAGCTAACGACAAGGGGATGAAACTTAAGGAGtcgataatgtacagggtgttgcATTTTGGAATTtagtttttcttcaaatgcagggtaaaaatttcaatgttttttgttatttatggtgTAAATGAGTGTGgagaataataatgtaaaataatttctcgaaaaataGATTTGTTTTGGAgcaaaaaatcttcaaagtaaagctaatttttgagaatttgctttatattattattctcTACAATCATCTACAccataaataacaacaaacaCTGAAACTTCTAGTCTGCATATAAAGAAAACGCTAATCATCTTTGTTGGTAAGtcccgaattatttttttttctatatttgggCTACTGAAGTCATTCTCTACAACAGTCTGAACTCAGAGGTCGCCAATTTTGAAAGAGCCTGTATGCATTATATCACATACACACTtgtttttgatcaattttcCATAGAGAAAGCCCTAAAACAgtcaatagttttttgcatttttaaatatcacaGCACCTGAAGCTGAATTTGACGCACCGATTTAATCACAGATATATTGTCATTAACATATTAATAAGCTGccttataataaataaaacctgGGCTATATTTCATATCCCAAACAAACACATTATGCGTCTTGTTAAGCTAAAAATCCATCACTTTTAATTAcgactgaataaaatattaatcactAATCCAATCACGCTTGACTGTGAAAAAGCGCCCATAATTTAACACACATCCAGTCCCGCCTTTCCAAACTCCTCTTTTTGACCCTTGCGGAGCTACTAAATTTTTCACCTGTAAAGTACCACATGATATGGAATTTCCCAATTGAAATTACCGACCTCCAGGCctgtattattgttattacccTAATCATCACtgtgtcaaaatttaaatatttgatcaAGTATCGAACCACACACGCCACTATAAAACATACTAAAATCGAGACACGCTCACACGGTCAGAAATGtccaaaagtgaaaaaatccaCACTCTCGCAACGTATTTCGATTCAAACATTGCGTTCCTAAAGTTGACGGCTTTCTGGATTTATGACGACGAAACCACAAGACGCAAGAAATACTTGCAACATGcctataacattttttggatCTTTTACTTGTTTGTTGCTTACCAACCGGCAGAACTGCTTTATGTCTATTACAGTTTCAATGACTTGAGCGTTTTTCTGCGAGCTTTGCGCGATATCGGCAACCACGTCTCGCTGGCGTACAAAGCTTTCAATTACTTCATCATGCGGAGAGATATTTTGAAGTTGATGGAAACGCTCCAGCACGGCAATTACCATTACGAGGATTGCGGGGATTTTCAGCCAAAACTGATTGTGGACGAGGAGAAGAAGGAGGCTTTGAAGTGGACGAAATACTTTCTAAACTTTTGCAACGCGATTTGTTTGAGCATGTTTGCGAACGGCGTATTCACGTTCATTTTCCTGAGTGACAAACAATACGTTGAAAGGAACGGTCAGAGGGTTTACCACCAGGAACAGCCAGTTAACACAGTCTCGCCGTTCGGTTCCGGGACTAAATTACGGTTTTTCGTCACTTTTATCTACACAATGATCGCGTTAACGTTTTACGCGTGGACGATTGTTGCCCTCGACTCGCTTTTTATCACGATAATGAGCTGCATCAGTAGCCACCTCAAAATACTACAAGGGGCGTTCAAAACTGTTCGAGCCCGTTGTATTATGCGGACGCGAGCCGAAAGACTCTTGAAAGAGGAGACTTTACATGACCCcccttttttggaaaattgcgTCAACAAGGAAATGATTCGTTGCATAAAACACCTACAAACCGTCCTCAGGTTTTATCAAACTTTGTGCAAGTTTGTCCAAACTTTTGATTAGTGTTTCAGGGAAGCTTGAGTCAATTTACAGCACGCAAACGTTCGTCCAGACGTTCATTTCTTTGGGCGAAATGTGCTTCTCGCTGTACCTCCTAAGCGAAGTAATTTTTGCCccagtttttgtgtttttaactGTGGTTTTAGACAGCGGATCAAAACATAGGAAATGAAATAACTTATCTTATTGCTACCGGCTTTGAACTCCTGATGTACTGCTGGTTCGGAAATAGAATCACAGAGGCGGTAATATCAAATTTACCCAGTGACGATtttatttgcttcattttaGAGTCTCAAAATATCTTACGCGCTGTATGAGAGTGACTGGTTTCCGACAAGTCTCTCGTTCAAGAAACAAATTATCTTCACGATGACAAGGATGCAAAAGCCCATCAATGTCACCATTGGCAAAATTACACCCTTGGCTTTTAGCACTTTTCTTACTGTAATGTGcccattttttaaacagtgtTTAATTGTTTCTATTACAGATCGCACGAGGGGCATACTCGTTTTTCACGTTTCTGAAGCAAAGACACGGCATAAATCactgaataaataaagaaaaaaaataaaaattattaaacacgctttattattacttataagCGATAAACACAGTACGATAATGTTATCATGTCAAAAAAGTACATAAAATATAAGCATGAATGAACCCATTGACAATTTTATTCATTCAAGAAAAAACCGCTGTTATCTTTTCAGGAAATGAGCCGCGCGGTGTTTAGTGTGTTGCCTACACGCACCTCGCTTGATTGAACTTAATTTCGTTGAAAAAACGGCCCTCACAAATTGCAGAATCAGCATGAAAATTCATTTAGGATGGTTACTTGGGCATTCTTTATTGGatagtttttgataattccaGGACGTTACATTCTTGATTGGCGTCATGAcaatacaagaaaaaattacaactcaGCATATTATCCCTCGGCTAGAGATGGGCAAAAAATCCAATTGTTCACTTGACTAAACCAAATTCTCGTCCGAGGTTTCCATGGGAAGAGGGAAAAAATGAGAGTCAATGATGATTATTTATTCGTTGAAATACAacctatttttataaaagctGAAGGTAAAAAATAGCGAAGAGAAATCTGCATTTGTACTATTACAAGATAAGTGTGACTTGGCAAGCTGTAGGGCAATCAAAGGATGCTTCTatctaaatatttacaaagttCGTATTTGATTTGGTAGCTCTTATTATAAATCATATGAACTGGTCTTTTATCGTGACCCGGGGTGTCGTTAACGGATTGTTTTCATGGCACACATCACACGCCTAATTAGTTAATGAATGTTATTCTTGTCTTTTAATGTTATCGGATGCTTAATGTGTGCCAATTTTAGTATCTCTACGAATACGCGTTAGCTGCCAAAGTTTGTTATTAATACtggaaattaataaataatcatttaatCGGCTACTTAGCAATTAataagtacaaaaaataagttaaataattaaaacagatCACTCGAATGACATTCTTCTTTCGTCgaataaaaatatgtacaaaaaTTTCTATATACAGTGAGGCAAGTTATCAAAAACTAATTACCTATTTTTTGCGAAGGCACTTCGTATCAGTCTTATTTAAGGCATTAAAAAGTCACGAAATTTCACTACACATAGTTTTCGCCGGCCGTGTTAGACTCAACGTTGTGCTTATTTCTAATACGTTTTtccctatttttattttttttatctctgGAGTTCGTCGGTGAGTCCTCTCCACTGACCGACGGTTGGCCAGTCGAGCAGTTGTTGTTTTGCGACGACAAACAGGACATTTCAATCATATTCTGATTCTGGAAAAAATCCGAGCTAGAAATTTCTGGAAATAAGATGAAATTAACCTAGTTTTAGTTgtgagtaaaaaataaacaaaagtacAAACAAATAAGCACAAAACAGCAATTAGTAGTTAGTCTAAGCAGAAATACCGATCTAGCAAACGCTTATCTTAAGCAATACTTTCGCTTAAGCCTCTTTACTGCACCTACAAGATTCGGGAAAACAGGCGATTCGTAATCACTTCGGGGCGACCTAGCAGAAAAGTGCGCCGATTACACTCTCCGATCAATTCGTGAAATGGAAGAAAAACGTGTAATATGTACCTCACCTTGTTGTCGGCGTCCGCTAGTGGGTTTGCGGTGATTGTGATCCGGTTGGGGGCCACACAGCCGTTGGTCCGGGGACCGCTTTTCGGACTCACCACGTACTCAGTAGCGTCGGCTTGGATGTGGTGGTGGTCATCACAGGCTTTATCATGATCGCCTGGACGTACAGGAGTTACAAAAAATCGCACAAGGGGCAACACTCACCTCTTGTGCCAGTTTTTTTCTGCTTGGATTGCTTCCGGCAGAATAATAACAATCCGATTGCGGCGAACAACACGCCGCAAGCGCCCAACACTCCCGCTGCTATAAATACGTACAATTTGCTAATTCCCGCAGTTTCGGTGTTTGCCGACGACGGGGGAGGTTCTCGAGGCGAGAGCGTCGTCGAGGCTAAACCTAAAACCGATTTCTTTCATATTTTGCATGTCAAATTCTCCTGGTATCCGAAGGAAcagaaattttgcatacacacagtgcaaaaaatattttttataaacaatttacgGTTGTTATAAAGCAATATCAAGGCTAGTAATGGAAATACGGAGATGAAACCACTGCCATTCACTAGAGCAGAAATAATTCTATAGGGTGGTGGATTTATAACTTCTGAAGGTTTAAATATCGCAACTGATCCCTAATAAGGTGAAATTTTGCGTGCATTTACTTTGTTAGtcgataaacaataaataattgttataaaCAAGCATCAATATCTTGGCCCTTAAGTGAAATACGAAGATGAAACTAACGGCATTCGgcagaacaaaaaaaatctataagcTGTTATGGTTTTCAGTGACAATGGAACGAAGATATTGACTTCTAAAGATTGAAAAATTGCAGTTCTTCAATaagctgaaattttgcaaattacagTTGCTATAAGCACTCATAAAGCTTTCGGCATCTAAATGAAATACGAAATTGAAACCTACGCCATTTGAAagagcagaaaaaaattctactaGGTCTTAACTTGTAAGCAAATATCATATATTGGAAGCTCGATTATTGGCCTCTTCATAAGCAAAACCAAGATAATTAAAAAGTACGCCTAATTGGTATCACTgataaatgaaattatttagcTCTGAATTGAATACTGTAAAAGATTATACGTGAATAAAATTGGAAACAATTAATTCTAagatagtaataataataaagaacctttattaaaaaaataataaataaacaataatgaGCAGATGGGAAGGCGAAGTCTAACTTGACGCTATTCAATTTAACTTCAAAAAGaattaatagaaaatatttaaataaaattaaataaaaataattaaaataaaataaaatagaaaaaaagaaatttagaCATTATTTAgtaactaaaaactaaaaagaaacATCATAAAGAGAAAACCCATTACGTCTCCCAAGAATTAAAAGAATTCTTTGAGAtgaaaggtaaaaaaaataaacagaaaaaaatctttagcaCTTATATAAGAGTATGCGATCTAACGAATgtagaaaatgaaaaactcGTGTACCTATCGCAAAAGTACTGCAAAAAATCTTACGTAAATCGTATTAATGTACGACACAATTTACCGAAGCATTATTTCAGCGTTTTTTGGGATAGGGGCACATTTTCTACATTCCTTAGAGCGCTCAACTCTCTATTTTCGAACTGTATTATCAGTAATAGTCAGTAATTCAGTTGAgcaaagttaattaataaaaaacaaattcttaattttatttttgaatgtgAACACTGAATTcccagaattaaaaatttaaaatgaattaaaggTAGGTAAAAAGGTTAAGAATAAgcgataaataaatacagaCGAATGCCATAAAGAAAGTTCATCAAATTTTAACCACCAAAGGTCTTCTGATACATGATCGTGCTTCttcaaaccaaaaataaaacgacagaaattattttgaattttttgcagaCGATATTCGTATTCGGTTAGATTGTCAAAACAAGGACAGTAGTACATAATGAGtccatatttttaataaatatttatattgatATAAAGTatatatttatgaaaaatgtcGATTATTCCTATTGAAGGAAAGTTAAAtacgcaaaaattaaaacaaatataaaaacaagtAATAgttaagattttattttgataaagtcttaatttaaatgcaactttaatttttgatttatttatgtgGTTTTTCGACAGATGAAggtttcattgtttttttttttgtagaaacagattcccaaatttttgttgttggttttatAGAGAGTGGTTAATTTGGTCACAGGTCACAATGATTTTCGACGtattctagttttttttgtacatatttgtaacagaaaaatatatcttccaaattataaaaagaaaaatataggttccaatttaaaataaaaaacttattaaacTTTATTCATAGCTCAAAAGGTGTTAAGacattaagattttttttaaacgcatCAGCTTACAGTACTTACACTAAAAACcatttaattaacttctttagcTTTTGAAATTGggccataaaaataaattaaccgaGCGTCTgccgttttttaaaaatcaccctgtataaaccGGTTAGTCTCCAATCAAATTTAGTTAccaattactttaaaaaactcaaattaatgataaatttaaaatttttattatgactAAATGTGAgccacataattaaaaaaactttgtttgaTGTTAACGACATATTTTTACGTgacttttgcataaaacacaATAACTTAAGTGTTGTTTGCTCAAGAATGTCGTttgaagtaataaaaaaacattcagCGTCTTTATAAtgcattaatttttgttgtaaggAATGGaagaaaagttttaaaataattcacgCGACTCATTCGGCAATATTTTTCACCCGAATTGAAACATAAATACGTCAAAAGCAGGAACTTACCAAGAGTCTTGGCTTTCATTATGGAGCTAAAATCGCTCGCCGATTTCGAGTTGAAACTCTGCAACTTAATATCGTAAACGGTATCAGGTTGTAGATGTGACAGAACGAAGGAATTCGTTTGGGGGCCATCGACAGTCGCCTTCGTGTAATCACCTGCACTACTAGCGGAGTTATAATTGACAAAAAAGCCATCAATTGTGATATTAATCGACGGCTCACACTGCAAATCCCACAATgaacacacaaaacaaaaccCTACATCATTTTTACCTTCCAGTAGATTTTAACCGCTGTCGTATTGATACTTTCAGTCTTGGTGATCAGAGGAACCGGCAGTGGATTCCGCTTGTCAAAGTCTAATTTCCTCAAATGAAACTTGTCGGAATTCGGACTATTCTTGTTGTCACTGTTGCTATAAACGGCGGCGATTCGGAATCGGTACACGTGGTCCGGCTTCAAGTTATTCACTTGGTAACTTCGGATGTGCGGCTCAATGATGGGGTTATCGGTGTTCCATTTCGAGCCCTTGCCCTTGTTGTGGTGGTCGTGCTGGTTCGCAGGCCCGAAGTCCTTATACTGGACTTTGAAAAACTGGATCGGGAGTCCCTTATTTTGCACCGTCCAGCGCAAAACCACCGCCTCGTCACTGATCCCAGTGATGTTGGGTTTGGACGGTGGATACATTTTTGCATGTTTGTTGAATTTGCGCGAATTGGGGCGATGTAAGCGAGTTGGTGGAAGCGGGTTTTCGCTCACGTTGTCTTGTGTTGTTGACAAGGGGATGACTTTGATGGAAATACTGCTGTAGACGGTTCCGGCAATGTTCCGGGCAAAGACTTGCAAATTCCCCGCGTGTCTTTTTTCAGTCGGTTTGAAAAATATCTTGTTTCCTTCTGTGATGATTTTATTGTCTTTTGTGACGAAGCCGTTCAGGAACCACGTTATTTCCGGGTCGGGGTTCCCGGTAACTGTGCATTCAAGCTCCAGGTCTTCGCCCTGATTGACGTCGATCGAGTCTTGCGGGCAATTAATGGTCGGAGCCTCGTTGTAGTTCAGAGTGATCGAATGTACGACTTTCCCAAGGGAATTGTCATGGGTGCACTCGTAAATTCCGTTATCACTGGCCGAGATGTTTTTGATGATTAGACCTCCTGGCGTCAATTCGCTGCGACCTTCCGGGATAATCCCGGTTATTTTGCGCCAAACGACTTTCGGGAGCGGGTTCCCAACAGCCGAGCATTCCAACAGGACCTTGTCTCCTTTAGTCACATTGTAGACACTCCTGGGACGGACTATAAACTTGGGTGGTTCCCTCGGTGCCCGTTTATCAACTTTCAAATTGAACAAAACCGGGGAGAACTTCTCCGTGCAAACATTACCGGCCTTACAGGTGTAACTACCCGAATTACCACTAGTAACGTTTGGAATTATCAGCGATTTAGTAACGACTTGGACGAACGGCGGTACGTAAACCCCGTTTTTGTGGTAGTCTATGTAAGGTTCGGGGTTAGCTTCCGGTGGCTCGCACCTCCAGTTAACCGTATTTCCGGGAATTACAGTAACGTCGATTTTTTCCTGCGGTGGAAATTCGCTGATATTGGCTATAGTCAGCCGCCAGGGGATTGAGGCGACGACCGAAGCGCCATAATAAGCCAAGCATTGGTAATCCCCCGCGATATCGTCGGATTTGGCTTGAAGATTAAGCGTCGATGTCTTTTTCTGGGTGATTTCGTATTTGCGCTCATCGATAATTTCGAAATGCGAGTGAGTTAAGCTAATGTGAGCTTTGGGATTCGAGGCCTGTCTCCGACTCAAAGGATAAAACTTCCATTGAAAATTATCCGGAACTATATTCATCGTGCATACAATGCTGGTATCGAAGTTAAGCGGGACTGTTATTAAATCAGCTTTGGTCACCATGCGCACGTgatctttaatttgaaaaataattgttttacgAAATGTACAAGGAGGCCCAAGTCTTCTGGCCCGcacgaaaataaatatttctagttgagtaaaaaagaaattaacaataaagaaTTTGATGCTTTccttttgttcaaaatttttaaggtaTGTATGTGAGTAGGGCTGGAAGTTTCCATTTTGAGTAATCCGATCGAACTAATCGATAACTGATTAGGTACCCGTTTATTCAATTGAGCACAGATTTCATTGAAATTAGCTGTGAATTAAATGCAAGAAAACAGTTAAATTCGAAAAAGGATGATTTAATAAAAGAGGTACGTGATGAACCGATGAAATgtaa
The sequence above is a segment of the Tribolium castaneum strain GA2 chromosome 9, icTriCast1.1, whole genome shotgun sequence genome. Coding sequences within it:
- the LOC664554 gene encoding interference hedgehog isoform X1 produces the protein MDGFRVICILVAVLATTGRATAADHVRMVTKADLITVPLNFDTSIVCTMNIVPDNFQWKFYPLSRRQASNPKAHISLTHSHFEIIDERKYEITQKKTSTLNLQAKSDDIAGDYQCLAYYGASVVASIPWRLTIANISEFPPQEKIDVTVIPGNTVNWRCEPPEANPEPYIDYHKNGVYVPPFVQVVTKSLIIPNVTSGNSGSYTCKAGNVCTEKFSPVLFNLKVDKRAPREPPKFIVRPRSVYNVTKGDKVLLECSAVGNPLPKVVWRKITGIIPEGRSELTPGGLIIKNISASDNGIYECTHDNSLGKVVHSITLNYNEAPTINCPQDSIDVNQGEDLELECTVTGNPDPEITWFLNGFVTKDNKIITEGNKIFFKPTEKRHAGNLQVFARNIAGTVYSSISIKVIPLSTTQDNVSENPLPPTRLHRPNSRKFNKHAKMYPPSKPNITGISDEAVVLRWTVQNKGLPIQFFKVQYKDFGPANQHDHHNKGKGSKWNTDNPIIEPHIRSYQVNNLKPDHVYRFRIAAVYSNSDNKNSPNSDKFHLRKLDFDKRNPLPVPLITKTESINTTAVKIYWKCEPSINITIDGFFVNYNSASSAGDYTKATVDGPQTNSFVLSHLQPDTVYDIKLQSFNSKSASDFSSIMKAKTLGLASTTLSPREPPPSSANTETAGISKLYVFIAAGVLGACGVLFAAIGLLLFCRKQSKQKKTGTRGDHDKACDDHHHIQADATEYVVSPKSGPRTNGCVAPNRITITANPLADADNKVRSPRSDYESPVFPNLNQNMIEMSCLSSQNNNCSTGQPSVSGEDSPTNSRDKKNKNREKRIRNKHNVESNTAGENYV
- the LOC664554 gene encoding interference hedgehog isoform X2 codes for the protein MDGFRVICILVAVLATTGRATAADHVRMVTKADLITVPLNFDTSIVCTMNIVPDNFQWKFYPLSRRQASNPKAHISLTHSHFEIIDERKYEITQKKTSTLNLQAKSDDIAGDYQCLAYYGASVVASIPWRLTIANISEFPPQEKIDVTVIPGNTVNWRCEPPEANPEPYIDYHKNGVYVPPFVQVVTKSLIIPNVTSGNSGSYTCKAGNVCTEKFSPVLFNLKVDKRAPREPPKFIVRPRSVYNVTKGDKVLLECSAVGNPLPKVVWRKITGIIPEGRSELTPGGLIIKNISASDNGIYECTHDNSLGKVVHSITLNYNEAPTINCPQDSIDVNQGEDLELECTVTGNPDPEITWFLNGFVTKDNKIITEGNKIFFKPTEKRHAGNLQVFARNIAGTVYSSISIKVIPLSTTQDNVSENPLPPTRLHRPNSRKFNKHAKMYPPSKPNITGISDEAVVLRWTVQNKGLPIQFFKVQYKDFGPANQHDHHNKGKGSKWNTDNPIIEPHIRSYQVNNLKPDHVYRFRIAAVYSNSDNKNSPNSDKFHLRKLDFDKRNPLPVPLITKTESINTTAVKIYWKCEPSINITIDGFFVNYNSASSAGDYTKATVDGPQTNSFVLSHLQPDTVYDIKLQSFNSKSASDFSSIMKAKTLGLASTTLSPREPPPSSANTETAGISKLYVFIAAGVLGACGVLFAAIGLLLFCRKQSKQKKTGTRGDHDKACDDHHHIQADATEYVVSPKSGPRTNGCVAPNRITITANPLADADNKNQNMIEMSCLSSQNNNCSTGQPSVSGEDSPTNSRDKKNKNREKRIRNKHNVESNTAGENYV
- the LOC664554 gene encoding interference hedgehog isoform X4, which encodes MDGFRVICILVAVLATTGRATAADHVRMVTKADLITVPLNFDTSIVCTMNIVPDNFQWKFYPLSRRQASNPKAHISLTHSHFEIIDERKYEITQKKTSTLNLQAKSDDIAGDYQCLAYYGASVVASIPWRLTIANISEFPPQEKIDVTVIPGNTVNWRCEPPEANPEPYIDYHKNGVYVPPFVQVVTKSLIIPNVTSGNSGSYTCKAGNVCTEKFSPVLFNLKVDKRAPREPPKFIVRPRSVYNVTKGDKVLLECSAVGNPLPKVVWRKITGIIPEGRSELTPGGLIIKNISASDNGIYECTHDNSLGKVVHSITLNYNEAPTINCPQDSIDVNQGEDLELECTVTGNPDPEITWFLNGFVTKDNKIITEGNKIFFKPTEKRHAGNLQVFARNIAGTVYSSISIKVIPLSTTQDNVSENPLPPTRLHRPNSRKFNKHAKMYPPSKPNITGISDEAVVLRWTVQNKGLPIQFFKVQYKDFGPANQHDHHNKGKGSKWNTDNPIIEPHIRSYQVNNLKPDHVYRFRIAAVYSNSDNKNSPNSDKFHLRKLDFDKRNPLPVPLITKTESINTTAVKIYWKCEPSINITIDGFFVNYNSASSAGDYTKATVDGPQTNSFVLSHLQPDTVYDIKLQSFNSKSASDFSSIMKAKTLGLASTTLSPREPPPSSANTETAGISKLYVFIAAGVLGACGVLFAAIGLLLFCRKQSKQKKTGTRGDHDKACDDHHHIQADATEYVVSPKSGPRTNGCVAPNRITITANPLADADNKVRSPRSDYESPVFPNLVESEYD